A single window of Sphingobium sp. SCG-1 DNA harbors:
- a CDS encoding bifunctional 3-(3-hydroxy-phenyl)propionate/3-hydroxycinnamic acid hydroxylase: MAIIGAGPVGLMLAALLGQQGLQTVVLERREVPFTEPRAIAFDPETLRTIQRIGRLDALAHTLELDVPVGYYNGRGQLLARMTSTAKRYGFSPRGTFYQPELEAAIAGALDGYPSVSVFRGITVGDVADLGSHTCLSMTDTAGAIHRLNARYTIACDGGASRIRERLGIAFDGSTFAEKWLVVDVQHDDYPHREIRFFCNPKRPAVTLPVSKNRRRWEFLLMPGDDEACFADQDNARALIEALSGSSPRYIERSLVYSFHARIAERFRSGRIFLAGDAAHVTPPFAGQGLNGGIRDAANLAWKLAAVCQGRMRDPVLDTYDAERRAHTHAMTALAVRLGSAIMPTSRSRAFVRDLAMKTMWAIPSQRARLDRGDVIPSPSIDRSSLVNWAAGRPVGQMIPQPVIQIAAGETLLDTLLGPGFSLIGIDVDPREALSPADFATAEALQARLVHLGPGGDGLDTAGELTQWIGLKRGMLLVRPDRFLVDRIPVERPGDKLAWMRRAYHVVASPARANQAERTAA; the protein is encoded by the coding sequence GTGGCGATCATTGGGGCAGGTCCCGTCGGTCTAATGTTGGCTGCTCTGCTTGGTCAGCAAGGCCTGCAAACTGTTGTGCTGGAACGGAGGGAAGTGCCGTTCACAGAACCTCGCGCGATTGCCTTCGATCCGGAGACGCTGAGGACCATTCAGCGTATTGGTCGGCTTGATGCATTGGCACACACGCTGGAGCTCGATGTCCCGGTCGGCTATTATAATGGTCGAGGGCAACTGCTGGCGCGTATGACCTCAACCGCGAAGCGTTACGGCTTTTCCCCGCGCGGAACTTTTTATCAGCCCGAGCTTGAAGCGGCGATCGCCGGCGCACTCGATGGCTATCCAAGCGTGTCGGTTTTTCGTGGTATTACGGTTGGGGATGTCGCCGACCTCGGTAGCCATACCTGCCTGTCGATGACGGACACTGCGGGCGCGATCCACCGCCTCAACGCTCGGTATACGATAGCTTGTGACGGGGGCGCCAGCCGTATCCGGGAACGGCTCGGCATAGCATTCGACGGATCGACTTTTGCCGAGAAGTGGCTCGTTGTCGATGTCCAGCATGATGATTATCCACACCGTGAGATCCGCTTCTTCTGCAACCCGAAACGACCGGCGGTGACGCTGCCAGTGAGCAAAAACCGCCGGCGCTGGGAGTTCCTGCTGATGCCCGGCGACGATGAGGCGTGCTTCGCCGATCAAGACAATGCGCGTGCGTTGATCGAAGCGCTCAGTGGGTCTTCTCCACGTTATATTGAACGAAGCCTAGTATACAGCTTCCACGCCCGCATTGCCGAGCGATTCCGTTCAGGTCGCATCTTCCTTGCGGGCGATGCCGCGCATGTTACTCCACCCTTTGCGGGCCAGGGTCTCAACGGAGGCATTCGGGACGCTGCCAATCTTGCATGGAAACTCGCAGCAGTATGCCAGGGACGGATGCGTGACCCGGTGCTGGACACCTACGATGCGGAGCGCCGCGCTCATACACACGCCATGACCGCACTCGCTGTCCGGCTGGGCAGCGCGATTATGCCCACCAGCCGCTCGCGCGCATTTGTACGCGACCTGGCTATGAAGACGATGTGGGCAATACCCTCGCAGCGTGCGCGGCTTGATAGAGGCGATGTCATACCCTCGCCCAGCATTGACCGTTCGTCCCTGGTCAACTGGGCGGCGGGCAGACCCGTTGGCCAAATGATACCGCAGCCAGTGATCCAAATCGCGGCAGGCGAGACACTGCTCGACACATTGCTCGGTCCCGGTTTCAGCTTGATCGGAATCGATGTTGATCCGCGGGAAGCGCTATCGCCCGCGGATTTCGCCACTGCGGAGGCATTGCAAGCGCGGCTGGTGCATTTGGGCCCTGGAGGAGACGGACTCGATACAGCGGGGGAGCTCACGCAATGGATCGGATTGAAACGCGGTATGCTCCTTGTTCGACCAGATCGCTTTCTCGTTGATCGTATCCCAGTGGAACGTCCCGGCGACAAGCTTGCCTGGATGCGCCGTGCTTATCACGTTGTCGCCTCGCCAGCACGGGCAAACCAGGCGGAAAGGACCGCTGCATGA